The Halalkalibacter krulwichiae genome has a segment encoding these proteins:
- a CDS encoding M20 family metallopeptidase: MSGHIDVLKTKVDPTEVIDLTCDLIQIESHQDHDGHEKDVTYFIKDYLEKEGIEVELQEVVDGRSNVIARVRGDGSGPTLLLNGHTDTVPPYEMENAFEPKIEDGKIFGRGSVDMKGALAAMISVLVAIKRSNVSLRGDVMFAATIGEENYSPGAYHFLKSGLDADFAIVGEPTGMNVGIAHKGVVWGEAIFEGKSVHGSVPDKGINAIYKATAWIGKITSEYIPELNKRGHPILGKPTINIGEINGGTRPVIVPNQCVVKFEQRLLPNEKEETVLGDLQALIDQLAEYDPDMKGTVKELPVFKGVPHRALEADPDSVLVKALCKAYEKVFESSTEPVGLQFWTDGALIGDIPGIQTVVCGPGSIEQAHSNEEYISKEQLLAAFQMYLEVAETLCVKGNEK, encoded by the coding sequence ATGTCTGGACACATAGATGTGCTTAAGACAAAGGTAGACCCTACTGAAGTGATCGACTTGACCTGTGATTTGATTCAGATCGAGAGTCATCAAGATCACGATGGTCATGAGAAAGACGTAACATATTTTATCAAAGATTACCTTGAAAAAGAAGGAATTGAGGTAGAGCTTCAAGAGGTGGTGGATGGCCGTTCCAATGTGATTGCTCGTGTAAGAGGAGATGGAAGCGGTCCCACTCTGCTTTTGAATGGGCATACGGATACTGTCCCTCCTTATGAGATGGAGAATGCATTCGAGCCCAAAATAGAGGATGGAAAGATTTTTGGTCGCGGGAGTGTCGATATGAAAGGCGCTCTTGCGGCAATGATCTCCGTGCTTGTAGCGATTAAGCGCAGCAATGTTTCCTTAAGAGGAGATGTTATGTTTGCAGCGACAATCGGAGAAGAAAACTATAGCCCCGGAGCGTACCACTTCCTTAAAAGTGGCTTGGACGCCGACTTTGCCATTGTCGGAGAACCAACTGGGATGAATGTTGGGATTGCTCATAAAGGAGTTGTGTGGGGAGAAGCGATCTTTGAAGGGAAATCAGTTCATGGCAGCGTTCCTGATAAAGGAATCAATGCGATTTATAAGGCTACTGCTTGGATTGGGAAAATTACTTCAGAGTATATCCCCGAGCTAAACAAGCGAGGGCACCCAATACTAGGGAAGCCCACTATTAACATCGGAGAGATCAACGGTGGTACAAGACCGGTTATTGTCCCGAATCAATGTGTGGTGAAGTTTGAACAGCGGCTGCTTCCAAATGAAAAAGAAGAAACGGTGCTCGGTGACTTGCAAGCATTAATTGATCAACTTGCAGAATATGATCCGGACATGAAAGGGACTGTTAAGGAGCTTCCGGTGTTCAAAGGGGTTCCACATAGGGCGTTAGAAGCGGATCCAGATAGTGTACTTGTTAAGGCGCTATGCAAGGCTTATGAAAAGGTGTTTGAGTCATCAACTGAGCCAGTTGGCTTACAGTTCTGGACGGACGGAGCGCTAATTGGAGATATTCCTGGAATTCAAACCGTTGTTTGTGGTCCTGGTAGTATTGAGCAAGCCCATTCCAACGAAGAGTATATTTCGAAAGAACAGTTACTGGCCGCGTTTCAGATGTACTTGGAAGTAGCTGAAACTCTCTGTGTGAAGGGGAATGAGAAATGA
- a CDS encoding sugar isomerase domain-containing protein translates to MLERQYASKVCEVIEGVVETQNESIGDAAVLIAKSIQKDGLLHLFGCGHSHLLVEEVFYRAGGLVPINPIFETSAMLHEGAVKSSKIERMQGYAVHILNNYTLNEDEVIVLISNSGINCLPIEMAIEAKKKGLKVIAITSSSYLDRESRHPSGKKLHDLADIVIDNKLPYGDALVDIPNTPLKMSPGSTVVGAFLINMLMARVVEELQKLGVEPPIFVSGNVEGGMEYNQKYITKYQDRIKHL, encoded by the coding sequence ATGTTAGAAAGACAATATGCTTCAAAAGTTTGCGAAGTGATAGAAGGTGTGGTGGAGACACAAAATGAATCAATTGGGGATGCAGCTGTTTTGATTGCTAAATCAATACAAAAGGACGGCTTGCTACATTTATTCGGATGTGGTCATTCCCATTTACTCGTTGAAGAAGTGTTTTACCGTGCGGGTGGACTTGTGCCGATTAACCCGATTTTCGAAACGAGTGCAATGCTTCATGAAGGGGCAGTAAAAAGCTCGAAGATTGAACGGATGCAGGGATATGCAGTTCATATTTTGAATAATTACACATTGAATGAAGATGAAGTCATTGTCCTTATTTCCAATTCGGGAATTAATTGTTTGCCGATTGAAATGGCCATAGAAGCAAAGAAGAAAGGGCTGAAAGTCATTGCGATTACCTCCTCTTCTTATCTCGATCGAGAATCAAGACATCCATCTGGTAAGAAGCTTCATGATCTCGCAGACATCGTCATTGATAATAAGTTACCATACGGTGATGCGCTAGTTGATATTCCGAATACGCCGTTAAAAATGAGTCCTGGATCGACCGTAGTCGGAGCATTCTTGATCAATATGCTAATGGCTAGAGTCGTAGAGGAATTGCAAAAGCTAGGCGTTGAACCGCCAATTTTCGTAAGCGGAAATGTTGAGGGTGGAATGGAGTACAATCAGAAGTATATAACAAAGTATCAAGATCGTATTAAGCATCTGTAA
- a CDS encoding carbohydrate ABC transporter permease, whose protein sequence is MRVFKWIYGILLVLLIVFPFYWVTISSFKVPDQILQPDLWPKAWTLQHYRELLFDTPYLLNLKNSLIVSFGTMIVTVMIVVPASYAIYRMEFKGRNFFYKLILATYIFPAMLLLVPVYQLMSKVGLVDSLWSLIIMNVTFGAPFATWLMSGFFKAIPKTLDESAAIDGAGTMRILFQIILPLIAPGLATIAVYAFVVSWTEFTFASILITSDEYKVLPIGLSQIMGQYTVKWGWTTAGAVLTLLPVLIFFAFAGRYFVKGLTEGSVK, encoded by the coding sequence ATGAGAGTTTTCAAGTGGATATACGGAATCTTACTCGTATTACTAATCGTGTTCCCGTTTTATTGGGTGACCATATCATCTTTTAAAGTTCCCGATCAAATCTTGCAGCCAGACCTTTGGCCAAAAGCGTGGACCTTGCAGCACTATAGAGAGTTATTGTTTGATACACCATACTTATTAAATTTGAAAAATAGTTTAATTGTTTCGTTCGGTACGATGATCGTCACCGTCATGATTGTTGTCCCGGCATCCTACGCCATTTACCGAATGGAATTCAAAGGAAGAAACTTTTTCTATAAGTTAATTCTAGCTACGTACATTTTCCCGGCTATGCTGTTGCTTGTACCAGTATATCAACTAATGTCAAAGGTTGGCTTAGTAGATTCCCTATGGAGCTTAATCATTATGAACGTTACATTTGGGGCTCCTTTTGCAACTTGGTTAATGAGTGGATTCTTTAAAGCCATTCCTAAAACACTGGATGAGTCTGCAGCGATTGATGGAGCGGGAACGATGAGGATTCTATTCCAAATTATCTTGCCACTAATTGCACCTGGGCTTGCGACAATTGCTGTTTATGCATTTGTTGTCTCGTGGACAGAATTTACATTTGCTTCGATTCTAATAACAAGTGATGAATACAAAGTATTGCCGATTGGCTTAAGTCAAATTATGGGTCAATACACGGTGAAGTGGGGATGGACAACAGCTGGTGCTGTTTTAACATTGCTTCCGGTTCTAATATTCTTCGCATTTGCTGGAAGATATTTCGTTAAAGGATTAACAGAAGGATCTGTGAAATAG
- the xylB gene encoding xylulokinase yields the protein METHQFVMAIDVGTTSVKCLVMNQTGQTMAQASYGYPIINQKPCWVEQDPLDWWAAVIQSIKDCLEIVHAADIASISLSGHMSALVLIDGDGQPLCPSILIADTRSAKQTSYLRQNYSEAFAEITGNEPLDAFTVSKLLWVADEKPEILEHTRNFFFPKDFIRFQLTGRIGTDPTDAGNSLLYDPMKKDWNWPMIQELDLPAHIFPELVDTTDVFGAITEQTAQQTGLRAGTPVITGGADMACSQIGTGATLDGTMAITLSTSGQVVMGVPAHHERGVGKLTFHPGVNADSMYTMGTVFTGGLGVEWGYKFLFHKEAMDRSDYSELARLTEEMKQYSAGSQGLLFLPFLVGSGTPYFDPKDRAAWIGLSLDQKKSLLLHSILEGITFNILENVNVIKELGVPVEKIHLGAGGSKNMVWCQMIADVLGMDVSPLANRDGSALGAAVIAGTGIGMFSSIEEAVSKLVKAETDISYNHEKHQQYQKLFVGYQQVYQSINRYMNNLPN from the coding sequence GTGGAAACTCACCAATTCGTAATGGCCATAGATGTTGGAACAACATCGGTTAAATGTCTCGTAATGAATCAAACGGGGCAAACAATGGCTCAAGCTTCCTATGGTTATCCAATCATCAATCAAAAGCCGTGCTGGGTCGAACAAGATCCACTAGATTGGTGGGCGGCGGTTATTCAATCGATCAAAGATTGTCTTGAGATCGTTCATGCTGCCGACATTGCTTCCATCTCCCTATCAGGCCATATGAGTGCTCTTGTATTGATTGATGGAGACGGTCAGCCGTTATGTCCAAGTATCCTAATCGCTGATACTCGCTCAGCTAAACAAACCTCCTACTTACGGCAAAACTATAGCGAGGCTTTTGCGGAAATCACAGGTAACGAGCCTCTTGATGCTTTTACCGTATCAAAATTGCTGTGGGTAGCGGACGAGAAGCCTGAAATTCTCGAGCATACTAGGAATTTTTTCTTCCCAAAAGACTTTATTCGTTTTCAATTGACTGGACGAATCGGGACAGACCCTACAGATGCAGGGAATAGTTTGTTATACGATCCAATGAAGAAAGACTGGAATTGGCCGATGATTCAAGAGTTAGATCTACCAGCTCATATATTTCCTGAGCTTGTCGATACAACTGATGTCTTTGGAGCAATTACCGAACAAACGGCCCAACAAACAGGCTTAAGAGCTGGCACGCCTGTTATAACAGGAGGAGCCGATATGGCATGCAGTCAGATTGGAACCGGTGCCACTTTGGATGGAACGATGGCAATTACGTTAAGTACGTCAGGTCAGGTCGTGATGGGAGTTCCTGCCCATCATGAAAGGGGAGTAGGCAAGTTAACGTTTCACCCTGGAGTCAATGCTGATTCCATGTACACGATGGGCACGGTCTTTACAGGTGGACTTGGTGTGGAGTGGGGCTATAAGTTTTTGTTCCATAAAGAAGCAATGGATCGATCAGATTACAGCGAATTAGCAAGATTAACTGAAGAAATGAAACAATACTCGGCTGGTAGCCAAGGGTTATTGTTTTTGCCATTTCTTGTAGGTAGTGGGACTCCTTATTTTGATCCAAAAGATCGTGCAGCTTGGATTGGGTTGTCATTAGATCAAAAGAAGTCATTGCTGCTTCATTCGATTCTAGAAGGAATAACGTTTAACATTTTGGAAAATGTCAATGTGATTAAGGAACTGGGTGTTCCGGTCGAGAAGATTCACCTTGGAGCTGGCGGGAGTAAGAACATGGTTTGGTGCCAGATGATTGCAGATGTGTTAGGGATGGATGTGAGCCCATTGGCTAATCGAGATGGCTCGGCACTAGGAGCAGCTGTTATTGCGGGTACTGGTATTGGAATGTTCTCTTCTATTGAGGAGGCTGTATCGAAACTAGTCAAAGCAGAAACAGATATTTCTTACAATCATGAGAAGCATCAGCAATATCAGAAGTTATTTGTTGGATATCAACAGGTATATCAATCGATCAATCGTTATATGAATAACCTCCCTAACTGA
- a CDS encoding carbohydrate ABC transporter permease, producing the protein MEKEATQNATITQRPIERKKAKKVEVKHFVPYLLVSPLVLWIVITIFIPLSTVIKESFYSTGFVGTQGEFVGLQNYINVFTSSAYWGSWKNSLLWVVGNGLTQTVLAFSVALYLNNKFKLSKFARTWMIIPWIIPTIVVAIFWQWIFNGSYGIFNHVLMGIGLIDQPLNLLGDPTWALPTIIFINSWHWFPFLAVIILAGLAGIPEELYEASAVDGANKWQQFWGITFPSLQHITFALGLVGTLWMFNIFDVIYTLTEGGPAGSTTTVPVQIYQQAFDNYELGSASAMSVVTAIMMVVFAVVFIKFAAPKDE; encoded by the coding sequence TTGGAAAAGGAAGCAACTCAAAATGCTACTATCACTCAACGACCAATTGAAAGGAAAAAGGCAAAGAAAGTTGAAGTAAAGCACTTTGTTCCATATTTATTAGTGAGCCCGCTCGTATTGTGGATCGTGATTACTATCTTTATTCCTTTAAGTACAGTTATCAAAGAAAGCTTTTACAGTACAGGATTTGTAGGAACTCAAGGGGAGTTTGTTGGTCTGCAGAACTACATCAATGTGTTCACATCAAGCGCTTACTGGGGATCATGGAAGAATTCCTTACTATGGGTAGTTGGAAATGGACTTACACAAACGGTATTGGCCTTTTCGGTGGCATTATATTTAAATAATAAATTTAAACTATCAAAGTTTGCGCGTACATGGATGATTATCCCGTGGATTATTCCAACAATCGTTGTCGCAATATTTTGGCAATGGATATTTAACGGATCTTATGGAATTTTTAATCACGTCTTAATGGGGATCGGACTTATCGATCAACCTTTAAATTTACTTGGTGATCCTACATGGGCTTTGCCTACGATCATCTTTATCAACTCTTGGCATTGGTTCCCGTTCTTAGCAGTTATTATTCTTGCTGGATTAGCTGGAATTCCAGAAGAGTTATATGAGGCTTCTGCGGTTGATGGAGCAAACAAGTGGCAGCAATTCTGGGGGATTACGTTCCCATCCTTGCAACATATCACATTTGCACTAGGGCTCGTTGGAACGCTTTGGATGTTTAATATCTTTGATGTCATCTATACGTTAACAGAAGGTGGTCCTGCAGGTTCAACAACAACAGTTCCTGTTCAAATCTATCAACAAGCCTTTGATAACTATGAGCTCGGCAGTGCATCAGCGATGTCTGTTGTCACGGCGATTATGATGGTAGTATTCGCAGTCGTATTTATTAAATTTGCCGCACCAAAAGACGAATAG
- a CDS encoding threonine synthase, with translation MKKLKGLKCVSCGHVHAIEMIYECEHCRGSLDIIYDYESIFTENVSDHISEGGIWRHRSLLPIAANTEAVSLGEGNTPLLRSTALEVEFDQAEILIKNEAVNPTLSFKDRPLAVALTVAKQFGVEGVVTASTGNTGVAAAAYAARAGLPCRIYVPKGTPKEKLIMMEMYGAKIELIEGTFSDAYLVSGQEAKKNGWFNLTSTFLNPYAIEGDKTLAYEIYEQYGGVPDWIIIPIGAGPLLVSCYKGFRELQLAGKVAKLPRMVGVQAANCAPTVQAFEKKLKEVEPWGYSNQTVASGIADPLTTYPQDGTRTLTTIYQSEGCGIAVSDESIMHYQKWLAQKEGIFAEPSSATAIAAIEVMKEKGFLQNGDSIVTVVTGHGLKDLKSIR, from the coding sequence ATGAAGAAACTCAAAGGTCTTAAGTGCGTCAGTTGCGGTCATGTTCATGCGATTGAGATGATCTATGAATGTGAACATTGTCGAGGCAGTTTAGATATCATATACGACTATGAATCTATTTTCACTGAAAATGTAAGCGATCACATAAGTGAAGGTGGAATTTGGAGGCACCGCTCTCTCCTTCCTATTGCTGCCAATACCGAAGCCGTGTCGCTAGGGGAAGGGAATACGCCGTTATTACGGTCGACGGCTCTAGAAGTCGAGTTTGATCAGGCCGAAATATTGATTAAAAATGAGGCGGTCAATCCGACACTTTCATTTAAGGATCGTCCATTAGCTGTTGCCTTGACGGTTGCAAAGCAGTTTGGAGTAGAAGGTGTCGTAACAGCTTCGACGGGTAACACTGGTGTGGCTGCTGCTGCTTATGCAGCAAGAGCGGGATTGCCTTGCCGAATCTACGTGCCAAAAGGTACACCGAAAGAAAAGTTGATCATGATGGAAATGTACGGGGCGAAGATTGAATTAATTGAAGGGACATTCAGTGATGCTTATCTTGTTTCGGGACAAGAAGCCAAAAAGAATGGCTGGTTCAACCTCACGTCAACTTTCCTCAACCCATATGCCATTGAAGGCGATAAAACGCTTGCCTATGAAATTTATGAGCAATACGGGGGAGTGCCGGACTGGATCATTATTCCAATTGGAGCAGGGCCGTTACTCGTATCCTGCTATAAAGGTTTTCGAGAATTGCAGTTAGCCGGAAAGGTCGCAAAACTTCCAAGAATGGTCGGAGTGCAAGCGGCCAATTGTGCCCCAACGGTTCAAGCCTTTGAAAAAAAGTTGAAGGAAGTGGAACCGTGGGGTTATTCCAATCAGACGGTTGCATCAGGAATTGCCGATCCATTAACAACTTATCCACAAGATGGGACAAGAACATTGACAACCATTTATCAGTCTGAGGGGTGTGGCATCGCTGTGAGCGATGAGAGCATTATGCACTATCAGAAATGGCTTGCTCAAAAAGAAGGAATATTTGCAGAGCCATCTTCGGCAACCGCGATTGCCGCGATTGAAGTGATGAAGGAAAAAGGGTTTCTCCAAAATGGTGACAGCATTGTCACAGTCGTTACGGGTCATGGTCTTAAGGACTTAAAGTCCATTAGATAA
- a CDS encoding ABC transporter substrate-binding protein: MKKSLTSLIAFMMLLSLILAGCGSSNEGASSEEGQSEEGGVTEITLWHMEEPPNRVKRFNEVIEAFNESNPDVQVKAQVQSWDDAYSKFPAAIQAGNGPDLLFAIPDYTTLLKQLDVVQPVDDIVEKLNEKHGFIDASLAPYQYEGETWAVPVFGMVQALWYRKDLFEAEGLEAPTTWDELLHAAEVLTKDGQHGIALPASKSMATDQVLYSFMVAAGAKDLIDADNNVTFNTAETVKAYDMYQQLLEYSPRDSNTYQWGEPQAQFNSGRAAMAVEKGQYLAPFESESGQPASELGVVPMPVADGGEAGSIYYSNGIMVLTDDAKKQEAITEFFDYLYEPENYAQFVNAEPGLFLPVTQSGFDSEDYWNDPIIAQYEEQVQVLLEASENGALFGFTDGVASNIGKVAGPNFIAQTLEQVIINGMSPEEAVEWGQQQMEEATK; encoded by the coding sequence ATGAAAAAGTCATTAACTAGTTTGATTGCTTTCATGATGTTGCTTTCTCTTATTTTAGCTGGATGTGGCTCTTCAAATGAGGGCGCCTCTAGTGAAGAAGGGCAAAGTGAAGAAGGTGGAGTGACTGAAATTACCCTTTGGCACATGGAAGAACCACCTAACCGAGTAAAACGTTTTAATGAAGTCATTGAAGCTTTTAACGAATCGAACCCGGATGTTCAAGTAAAAGCGCAAGTACAAAGCTGGGATGATGCTTACTCGAAATTCCCTGCAGCGATTCAAGCTGGAAATGGTCCAGATCTATTATTTGCGATTCCGGACTATACGACATTGTTAAAACAGCTTGATGTAGTACAACCAGTGGATGACATTGTCGAAAAGCTGAACGAAAAGCATGGTTTTATTGATGCATCATTAGCTCCATATCAATATGAGGGCGAAACATGGGCTGTGCCTGTTTTCGGAATGGTTCAAGCACTTTGGTATCGTAAAGACTTATTTGAAGCAGAGGGGCTTGAAGCACCAACTACATGGGATGAACTGTTACATGCGGCTGAAGTTCTAACAAAAGATGGACAACACGGAATTGCCTTACCAGCGTCTAAATCAATGGCCACAGACCAAGTTCTGTATAGCTTTATGGTAGCAGCTGGGGCAAAGGATTTAATTGATGCTGACAACAACGTGACATTTAACACAGCAGAAACAGTGAAGGCTTATGACATGTATCAGCAGTTATTAGAGTACTCACCTAGAGACAGCAATACGTATCAATGGGGAGAGCCGCAAGCTCAGTTTAACTCAGGGAGAGCCGCGATGGCAGTTGAGAAAGGCCAGTACTTGGCGCCGTTTGAATCTGAGTCTGGTCAACCTGCAAGTGAGTTAGGAGTCGTTCCAATGCCGGTTGCAGATGGAGGAGAAGCAGGAAGCATTTACTATTCAAATGGAATTATGGTGTTAACAGATGATGCGAAGAAGCAAGAGGCGATTACAGAATTCTTTGATTATCTATATGAGCCAGAAAATTATGCGCAATTTGTAAATGCTGAGCCAGGATTGTTCCTACCAGTTACACAATCAGGTTTCGATTCTGAAGACTATTGGAATGATCCAATCATTGCGCAATATGAAGAGCAAGTTCAAGTTCTTTTAGAAGCGTCTGAGAATGGAGCGCTATTTGGTTTTACAGATGGAGTAGCATCAAACATTGGGAAGGTTGCTGGACCGAATTTCATTGCTCAAACACTTGAGCAAGTGATCATTAACGGCATGTCACCAGAAGAAGCTGTTGAATGGGGACAACAACAAATGGAAGAGGCAACAAAGTAA
- a CDS encoding Gfo/Idh/MocA family protein: protein MDQLRIGVIGIGRFGRLHLRVFNQIAGCEVTAIADVSDKLLNQVKQDFGIEKTYKDALRLIKDPAIDVIDIVSDEDTHGPLAIEAIKHGKHVFIEKPIATKYEEAKEIEQLAKEHNVQVMVGNISRFSQPYASMKRALASGALGTAGMIRAKRNFSKEWFDHFGHRVHPVYESGIHDLDLILWYADSPCQEVYASERNMSGYDHPDLFSAVLTFENGLIASLDSSWLYPKGGPHNLVETLELAGTIDADMEIIGDKGTANYKLAHPGYSIWTEQGVQHPELTLWTTEHDGIGGAIRAELQHFVLQVHKGEESPVAPLHDSVEALRIADAIVLSAKEKRPIQL, encoded by the coding sequence GTGGACCAGTTACGAATTGGCGTGATAGGAATTGGTCGTTTTGGACGACTTCATTTAAGAGTTTTTAATCAAATAGCAGGTTGTGAGGTTACAGCAATTGCTGATGTGAGCGATAAGTTACTGAATCAAGTTAAGCAGGATTTCGGAATTGAGAAGACTTATAAGGATGCGCTTCGGCTGATCAAGGACCCTGCTATTGATGTCATTGATATTGTCAGTGATGAAGATACACATGGTCCGCTAGCAATTGAAGCTATTAAACACGGAAAGCATGTGTTTATTGAAAAACCAATTGCGACAAAATACGAAGAGGCAAAAGAGATTGAACAGTTAGCAAAAGAGCACAACGTTCAAGTGATGGTAGGAAATATTAGTCGCTTTAGTCAACCATATGCGTCGATGAAAAGGGCACTTGCAAGCGGGGCGTTAGGGACAGCTGGGATGATTCGAGCGAAACGGAATTTCAGTAAAGAATGGTTCGACCATTTTGGACATCGAGTTCATCCTGTCTATGAATCTGGTATCCATGACCTTGATCTGATCCTTTGGTATGCTGACAGTCCGTGTCAGGAAGTGTACGCCTCGGAGCGGAATATGAGCGGTTACGATCACCCTGATTTATTTTCAGCTGTTCTAACATTTGAAAATGGACTGATTGCATCGCTCGATTCCTCTTGGCTTTACCCAAAAGGAGGCCCGCATAATCTCGTTGAAACCCTTGAGTTAGCGGGAACGATCGATGCCGATATGGAAATCATAGGTGATAAAGGTACAGCGAATTATAAATTGGCCCATCCAGGATATTCAATTTGGACGGAACAAGGAGTGCAACATCCAGAATTAACGCTATGGACGACTGAACACGATGGTATTGGAGGAGCGATTCGTGCAGAACTGCAGCATTTTGTTCTGCAGGTACATAAAGGAGAAGAGTCGCCAGTTGCCCCTCTTCATGATTCGGTTGAAGCGTTGCGAATAGCGGATGCGATTGTATTATCAGCAAAGGAAAAGCGCCCGATTCAACTATAA
- a CDS encoding MBL fold metallo-hydrolase — translation MKINDHVYLVASGKMGFDLTHPSDCNVYLVEDQGELALIDSGTGDSVNDICSHIEALDFSLSQVNKIFLTHIHADHAGGAAALKERTGADVFVIESAYETLKAGDEEAIDLTTAKKFGFYPEDYQFTPCVADQLVKEGQEFSIGNLKLRVLETPGHSRFDVSYVIENKNGETYLFSGDTVFYDGKISMLHTQDFHLQTLAKSIEKLADIKANVLLPGHFHPALKHADTHIEKANQIFQSMGVPSNIVE, via the coding sequence ATGAAAATCAATGATCATGTTTATTTGGTGGCCAGTGGAAAGATGGGATTTGATTTAACACATCCATCAGATTGTAATGTTTATTTGGTAGAAGACCAAGGCGAACTCGCGCTGATTGATTCCGGCACTGGCGATTCAGTTAATGATATTTGTTCGCATATCGAAGCACTGGACTTTTCGTTATCGCAAGTTAACAAAATTTTTCTGACACATATTCACGCAGATCATGCAGGTGGAGCCGCGGCATTAAAAGAGAGAACAGGAGCGGACGTGTTTGTCATAGAAAGTGCTTATGAAACGTTGAAAGCTGGCGATGAAGAGGCGATCGACTTAACAACGGCCAAGAAATTCGGGTTTTACCCTGAGGATTATCAATTTACACCGTGTGTAGCAGATCAGTTAGTGAAAGAAGGGCAAGAATTTTCTATTGGAAACCTTAAGTTGAGAGTTCTCGAAACGCCGGGACATTCTCGTTTTGATGTATCTTATGTCATCGAAAATAAAAATGGGGAAACCTATTTGTTTAGCGGTGATACCGTCTTTTACGATGGAAAAATATCCATGCTTCATACACAAGATTTTCATCTGCAGACGTTGGCTAAAAGTATTGAAAAGCTAGCTGACATCAAGGCGAATGTCCTTCTGCCAGGGCATTTTCATCCTGCCTTAAAGCATGCAGATACTCATATAGAAAAAGCAAATCAAATATTCCAAAGTATGGGGGTACCATCAAATATCGTTGAGTAG
- a CDS encoding RidA family protein — MSVYDRLKELEITIPKVEPRFKFVPGVQVGELLFISGQTPEIDGKMHYVGRLGADMDVETAKNAARLAALNCIGEMEAVLGSLDRVERIVRVIGYVRSAENFGEQPLVINGASELLHEVFGEQGLHARAALGTSELPFGAPVELEMIVQVKKD, encoded by the coding sequence ATGAGTGTATATGATCGACTAAAAGAATTAGAGATTACGATCCCTAAAGTGGAACCGCGTTTTAAGTTTGTACCAGGGGTGCAGGTTGGAGAGCTATTGTTTATTTCCGGCCAAACTCCTGAGATCGATGGCAAAATGCACTATGTTGGCAGACTTGGTGCAGACATGGATGTTGAAACAGCCAAAAATGCTGCGAGATTAGCAGCATTAAACTGTATTGGTGAGATGGAAGCGGTGCTTGGAAGTCTTGATCGCGTCGAGCGAATTGTTCGCGTGATTGGGTACGTCCGTTCAGCAGAAAACTTTGGCGAGCAGCCACTAGTAATTAATGGCGCTTCTGAATTGTTACATGAAGTGTTCGGTGAACAAGGACTGCATGCTCGTGCAGCGCTTGGAACGAGTGAACTTCCATTTGGGGCACCAGTCGAATTAGAGATGATTGTTCAGGTTAAAAAGGACTGA